From the genome of Mucilaginibacter paludis DSM 18603:
ACTGGTTAATTATTTATCCCACCAAACCTTGATGTTGCTATTATCGCCACCCATAGCGGCTACCGCCGCGGCCAGGTTGGCCGGGTTTAACGATTGCAGATAAGTTGGATAAGGGATACGGCTTGGAAACTGATTTTCGGCCGGGATTCCCGATCCACGGGGCAATACCGGATAGCCGGTACGCCTTTTTTCAAACCAGGCCTGGTAATCGTTAAAAAAGTAGGCGTAATATTTTTGGATCATGATCAGTTGCAGGCGCGCATCCGCACTGGCCGTTTCATCATAAGCCACGCCAGCCTGTTGTAAATAACCGGCTGGTAAGGCAACGCCCCATTGCACCATCGAGGCGGTTATACCGTTCTCGTAATGTGTTTTTGCGTTGCCGGCAGCAGTAAAACCCTTTAGGGCAAGTTCGGCCATCATAAATTCCTCTTCGGCATAAGTAATCATCACCCCGGTTATGGCCGATGTTTTAAGCGCATCCGTATAACTGGAGTTTTTACCTACCACATATTCGGTTGTGGTGGGGTATCCACTCTCAATCCCCTGGTAAACATTTTGCCCGTTTACCGGTACGGTTAGGGCCCACACGGCACGACGCGGGTCGTTCCAACTGTTCAGGTGATCAATAAAAAATTTGGTATAATAGGTACCGTCGCGCCAGTCTAACTGCCTTGCGGTATAATACGGATTAAAGTATGGGTAAACGTTCGGGAACTTATAGATGCCCTCGTCGGCATTCGATGCGAATACAGGATATTTAGTTGGATTAGCCAGTATAGCTTTGATCTGATCGCTGATGCCTAATTCCGAATCACGTTTAATCAAACGTAGCAGCAGCCTGATGCGCAGCGTGTTACAAAACTTCTTCCAGCGCTGTATCCCCAGGTTTTTGCCGCTTGTTAAGGCATTAGACGGGTAAACGCCATCGCCGCCGTAGGTAAGCGCTTTTGAATCGTCGAACAAATCATTAGCTGTCGAAAGATCTTTCAAAATTTGGGTATAGATATCTTGCTGCTTATCAAACTTTGGCAAAAAATTACCATTATCTGCTTTAATAGCTTCAGAGTAAGGCACATCGCCATAAACATCCGTCAGGATAGAATAGGCCCAGCATTTATAAACCAAACCTATGGCTTTGTAATTGGGCTCTTTTAACCTATCAGCACTGGCTATTATTAACTCTATATCGGCCAGATAAGTATAAAAGCTGGTCCATACGCCGGTACCGGGCGTAATTACATAACGGTGTACACCGCCGCCGCTACTGCTGCGCGGTGCATCAACCTGCATCAGCTCGTGGGTAAAGCCACGTGCAGCGCTGATACTACTGCTCACAATACGATATTGCATTTGGCCGAGCACTACGCCTGGGTTTACATCCTTAGGTCGGTTAGGGTCGGTATTGATCTGTTCAAAGTTTTTGGTGCACGATACCGATAGGCAGCTGAGCAGCAAAATGATTAGATATACTTTTTTCATGGTGTAAAGATGATTAGAGTTTGAAGGTGAGGTTAATACCCATAGTTCGCGGCGAAGGGAACTGCATCAGCTCAACACCGGGTGTTAAGGTGCCGCTGTTCAAGTTTCCGCCTTCCGGATCAAAACCAGGATATTTGGTAATATCAAATAAGTCGCGACCATAAATTGCTACGCTGGTTTGTTTTAAGCCTGCCCTGGTAAGCAATGCCAAAGCCAGGTTAAATTCAATGCGCACCTCCCTCAGTTTTAAATAGCTGGTATCAAATATGTTATTCTCGGCATTGTTAATGGCGTAATAGTTTTCGTAGTAGGAGCTGGCCGATACGCTAACCGTATTGGGGCGATAAACACCATCGGCGCCAAGTACCACGCCATCGCCTACAATCCCATTATCGCGGCCGGGCAGCGTTACCTTGGTTTTACCCAGCGTATTGTTTTTATGGTTGGTTTGCGAAAACATTTTGCCACCGTGCTGATAATCAAGCAGGAAACTAAACTTCACTTTTTTAATACTGAATTCGTTTAAAAGGCCGACCTTCCAATCAGGGAAAGCATTGCCCAATAATTTGGAGGTTGGGTTAAGTGGAGCAGGCAATCCGGTAGAGTTATAAATAACCTTCCCCTCGGGCGAGCGCTGGTAGCCCAAACCGTATAAGTCGCCCATTCGGCCACCCACGCGGGCTTCAATGGTAACGTTACCATCGTGACTGTAAATAACATAGTTATTTAAACTATTAGTCAGTTCACGCACGTAACTCCTGTTCTCGCTCCAGTTAAGGGTAGTGTTCCACCTAAAGTTAGATTTTAATACCGGTGTACCCTTTAGTTGCACCTCTACCCCATTGCTTTCAATCAATCCGGCGTTTACCAAGGCATTGGCGTAACCGGAAGTTGGATCGAGCGGGATGGCCAATATCTGGTTACGGCTGCTGTTGCGGTAAACAGCAATATCGGTTGACAGGCGATTATTAAACAACCTTAAATCCAAACCGGCCTCGTAACTTGACGTAATTTCGGGTTTAAGTGTGGGGTTATATAAGGTTGTAGGCGAGGTAAAGCTGTTACTGTAAATCTTATCATAGTATTTTGAAGTTTGATAAGGCCTGGTATCGTTACCTACCTGGGCGTATGATAATCTCAGCTTGGCAAACGAAACCTGTTTTGGAAGGCTAAATATATCGCCCAATGAGAAACTGGTACTGATGGAGGGATAGAAAAACGAATTGTTTTTATAAGGCAGCGTACTGCTCCAATCGTTACGACCGGTAAGGTCCAGAAAGAAGGCATCGTTATACGACCATTGCGTAGCAGCGTATAAACTATTTACGGCTTTCTTTGTGCGTTGTGGATCGGCCACGGCCGGATCAAGGCTGTTAGATAACTGGTAAACACCCGGTTGCGCCAGCTGATCGGCATACATCCCCGCGAAATTGTAATCCGTGGTTAAGGCATTAGCACCCGCGTTAATGGAGTACTTTATTTTTTTGCCAATTTTATCCTTATAGGTTAACAATAAATCATTGTTGGCCTCGTAACTATAAACATTCTCTTCGCGGTAGCTACCCTTAGGATATTTGGTGATACTGTAAGGGCGTTGCTGAGAACGAAATTCGCTCGACATATCCAAACTGGTACGCAGCATCAGTTCCAATTTACTGTTAAACTGGTAATTGGCAGAAACTGTACCGATAAACCCGTTTTTTGATAGTTTATTTAAATCTTCGTAGATATCGATATAAGGATTATCCGGCCCAGGGTTAAACGGATTTTTTTGCGCTACCCCAGTTAGCCCCGGTTGCCAGTAAGGCTTAAACCAGTTGTGATCAATGTTGGCCGCTGTACCTATCGCCAGGAAATACATCAGCGTTTGGTTGTTGTACCCCGCCGACGGAAGGTTATCGCTATTTTTGTTGGTGTAATTGGCTTTTGCGCTTATCTTGAGCTTATCCGTCATTTTATGATTAACCGATAGCGCTACCGATGTACGCGCAAAACCTGTATTAGGGATGATCCATTTGTTATCCAAATGTGATAACGAAAGCCTGGCCGAACTCTTCTCGTCGCCACCTTCGATAGACAGGTTGTTGGTAACGGTAGATCCGGTTTGAAAAAAGCCCTTTACATAATCCTTATAGGCAACCCAGGGCGTGCGCACAGTTGCTTTATTGTCGGGTGTATTTGGGTCGTATTGAAAATAAGATTGCCCGTTAAACTTAGGCCCCCAGGCCCGGCCAGCGGCGGCGTTGGTACTGGTATTGATACCGTCCGGACTGTCGCCATAAGAGTAGTAGGCTGTGGTTCTGCCTTCGCCGTATTCATATTGATAATCGGGCCAACGGTTAACCTGATCAATGCTCACGTTTAAATTGTAGGTAATACCCAGGCCGCTCTCTTTACGGGCTCCACTTTTGGTGGTGATAATCAAAGCGCCACCGGCGGCCCTGCTACCGTAAAGCGCTGTCGCGCCGGGCCCTTTAAGTACAGTAATGCTTTCGATATCATCGGGATTAATATCCGAAACATCCGAGCCAAAATCTACCGGGCTATCGGCGGCTAAGTGCGCCTTAAAGCCGGTGCCGGTCACTTTGCTATTAACAGGTACACCATCAAGTACAATAAGCGCCTGGTTATTGTCAAGGTTTAAAGAGTTTTCGCCACGCAGGGTAATCCGCGAAGAACCGATAGGCCCCGAGCCTGTACCCTGGATATTTAAACCGGCTACTTTGCCCGAAAGGGAGTTAACCCAATTATTGGTCTTGGCATCTTCAACCGCGTTGCTTTTTAGCGTTTGTGCGGCAAATCCCAGCGATTTTTCTTCGCGTTTAATGCCAAGGGCGGTTACCACAACATCGTTGAGCCGGGTAGCATCCTGCACCAGTTTTACATTGATAACGTGCTTGCCGCTAACCAGTACTTCGGTTTTTTTAAAGCCGATGAACGAAAATACCAGTGTTTGCCCCTCTTCGGCCATTATACCATAGTTCCCTTTAGTATCAGAAACGGCTGCATGGGTTGTGCCTTTGATGCTGATCGTTACACCCGGCACCGGGTTGCCTTCGTTATCGGTAACCGTACCGGTTATACGCACGGGTATATTGGCAATTGGGTTAGCGCTACCTTTTGTACTAATTACCACGGTATGATCAACAATGGTATAAGTAAAGGGCTGGCCTTTGAGTACCAGCGTTAAAGCCTGTTCCAGGGTGGCATCGCGTAAGTAAACATTCTCTACATATACCTTTTTAATCAGCGTATTATCATAAAAAATACTTTGACCGCTCTGGTTTTTGATAATGGTGAGCAACTTGCTCAACGGTGCATTTTTTTCGTTTATGGAGATGTGCTGGGCCGATGTTTTTGCTGATAAATGTAAACACGCTACTATTAATAATATGAAAGTTAATTTCATTACCAGGAAAATTTTGGAATAAGGAAAAACTTCCTGAGCGGGGCCTTTCCTGCTTTGGTTGAATTGCATACTTTTGCATTGTTTGGGTTAATAAAAATTCTGTAGTTAAAAGATTGTTTTGGCTACCCAGGCATATAGCCGGTCGTGTTCGCAGCACTTCCGGTTTTTTTGTGGGTATAGTTTTTTACTGTACTGTTTCCATGTTGTGTTTTGGGGATTAAAACTTGTTAAATTTTATTGTTTATTAGGGTTGGATATAAAGATTTTCACCTTCTATTTTAAAGTGCACGCCGCTTGCCTCTAAAATTTTCAGTACGCTTGATAGCTTTACGCTCCGCTTAATCTGACCAACAAATTCGTGATTGCCAGCGTTGCCGTTGTAAACCGTATTCACATCATACCAGCGCGAAAGCTGGCGCATAAGCGTTGGCAGATCGGTATTATCAAAAACAAAGTAGCCGTTCTTCCAGGCCACGGCGGCTTCGGTATCGCTGTTATTGATAATGGTGATCCGGTTGTTGGTTACCTCGGCCTGCTGCCCCGGAGTTAATATTTTACTGTTGCTATGCGCGGATAATTTAATGCTGCCCTCTAACAAAGTGGTTTTAATGGTATTTTCATCATCATAGGCGTTAATGTTAAAGTGGGTACCCAGCACCGTTACATTTTGGCCCCTGGTTTCAACTATAAATGGCTTATTTTTATTTTTAGCCACCTCAAAATAAACTTCACCGGTAATGCTCACCCTGCGCTCGTTGCCGGTAAAAGCTGTTGGGAAAGTAATGGACGAAACCGAGTTGAGCCAGATTTTGGTTCCGTCAGGCAGCGTTATTTCATATTCACCGGCTTTTGGCGTGCTCACGGTGTTATAGGTAACCTGGTTGGCTGTAGCATTTTGCCATTTATCGGAGCTGCCTGTAGCCTGGTAAACCAATTGTCCGTTGCGTATCTTATCAACCTGTGTATTGCCCTGTAACGCAATGGTGCCATTGCCCGCATTGCCCAAAACTATTTTTTTCCCGTTAGCCAAGGTCAATATCGCCCTGTTTCCGCCAGGCAGCGCATCGTTTTTAATAACCCTTGTAACAGCTACAGGTTTATTGAGATGCGTAAAATGTGAATACACGATTACCGAAGCCGATGCCATCAAGATAACAGCAGCCGCATATTTAAGCCAGGCCGCAAATACAAAGCTTTTTTTGTTATCCCTTTCAGTTGATATTTCATCATCAGCATGGATGCCAGCTTCAACGTTTATCGCTTCGTTCAAATAAACATCCAGCTTGCCCTCTTTTACCAGATGAGCAAAAACTTCCAGTTCATCATCAGTGGCATTTCCGGCCAGGTAGCGGCTAACTAATTGCTTGTAGTATCTATCATCCATTATTGATGGCTTTTAGTACTAAGACGGTAAAAGTTAAATGGAGGGTAGCAGAAAGATGAGATTTAATAATTACTTAACACAAGTAGCTATTTAGCCCCTGAAAAGTACCGTTAACAGTATGCTAAGCGAAATGCCCAGTTCTTTTTTTACAGAATTGCTCAGAATTTTCATGGAGAACACCATGTGATTTTTTACCGCGTTGCGCGAGATACCTAAAATATCGGCCACTTCATCATAAGATTTTCCCTGCTCACGGCATAGGGCAAAAATTTCTCTCGTGCGCTCAGGTAATGATGCCAATACCCTGTCTAAAAACAAGCGGTATTCTTTATCCAGTAAATTTTCGGCCGTACTATCGCGCTGCTCTATAAAGCTGCGGATAACTTCGCCCATGGCCACTTCCGAACGGAACGCAGCCTTTAAGCTATCTAAGGCATGGTTGCGAGCAGCGATATATAGGTAAGCTTTAAATGATTTGATTTGAGCCAGTTTGGCCCGGTTTGCCCATACTTTGATAAAAACCTCCTGGGTAATATCCTCGGTAAGTTCAGTGGATTTTAAAATCTTGAACAGAAACTGTTTTAAGGGATTAACATAACGGCTGTAAATTACTGTAAAAGCCTGATAATCGCCGTTAACCATAAGCTCCTGCAGTTCTGCATCCGAAAGTACTTCCACCTCTGCCATAAATTAACTTTAAGGACTATTAACTTTTGCAAAATAAAGGCAAGCGTATTAGCTTAATGTTAACTCTATAAAAACACTGGGTGCTTGTTGGAAATGAGGCATAAGATGTAAGAAGCAAGAGACAAGAAGCAGGAAAAGAAAAAAGTTCAATATAAAACAATAAATCAGGGAGTAAAGTTGGGCCCCCCTCTTACATCTTACATCTTACATCTTGCTTCTTACATCTTCCCCCCCCTATCTAACCGCCATACTGGTTTTGTATTTAATTAAAGCTGCCACAATGGAATGCACGATGGCTTGCTGCCCTTCGTCCGAGTTAAGGTATTTTTCTTCGCTTATGTTATTGATAAAGCCAGTTTCAACCAGTACGGCGGGCATGGCGCTATGGGCCAATACCAAAACCCCCTGCTCCTTAACTCCTAAACTGCGGCGGCCATCATTGGCTGTAAACTGCTGGTTAATTAATTCGGCAAACTGAACGCTTTGTTTACGGTATTTTTGGCGGAAGGCATTTAAAGCGATAAAAGCCGTAGGATCGTTTTCGTTATAATCGCTATAGGTTTCTTTGTAGTTTTTTTCAATGTAGATCGACGCGTTTTCGCGGAGCGCTTCCATCTGTTCCTGGTTTCTGTGAAAGCCATACACCAGCAGCAATACCCCTTTATGATAATTATCGGCCCTGATTTGCGGCGAAGAGTTACAATGGATAGATATAAATAGATTGGCGCCATTTTTATTGGCAATCTCCGATCGTTTATTCAACTCGATAAACTTATCGGTACTGCGCGTCATCACCACATTAACATCCGGAATTTGCGCTTCTATAGCTTTTTCTAACTTTTTGGCGATGGCAAGTGCAACATTTTTTTCAAGCGATATGGCACCATGCGCACCGGGATCTTTGCCACCGTGCCCAGCGTCGATCACAACGGTTTTAAATTTAAACGATGTAGGGACGGATTGATCTTTTTGCTGGGCGTTTGAACTAAACGCCAGTGTTAACATCAGCCAAAAAAACAAGAACTTTTTTAAATTAGATAGCATCATTTAAAACAAAACACAATCAATAATAAAGCAAACATAAAGCAATACAGAGCTTTACTTTGCAAAATTTACCTAACCACAGGCTTTAACTCACAACGACTACTGCTTACTATTATTTTTTTCTTTCAAGTTTCCAGTAAATGATTTCAAAGTATAAGCCATGTTCCACAGCCAATTCCTTCCTCCTTTTATCCAGAATCACATCAAGAGATTCAGCCGATGCAGACGCTGGCACAGATAAATAAGCAATAACATTACCTGTTTGGCTGTTCACAAAGTGGTAATGTTTTTTATCATCGTCCATAACAGGTTAAACGTATAACAATTTATTTTGTTAGAGCCAGTTATAATTATTTATCAAGCAGTTTTCT
Proteins encoded in this window:
- a CDS encoding SusD/RagB family nutrient-binding outer membrane lipoprotein, producing MKKVYLIILLLSCLSVSCTKNFEQINTDPNRPKDVNPGVVLGQMQYRIVSSSISAARGFTHELMQVDAPRSSSGGGVHRYVITPGTGVWTSFYTYLADIELIIASADRLKEPNYKAIGLVYKCWAYSILTDVYGDVPYSEAIKADNGNFLPKFDKQQDIYTQILKDLSTANDLFDDSKALTYGGDGVYPSNALTSGKNLGIQRWKKFCNTLRIRLLLRLIKRDSELGISDQIKAILANPTKYPVFASNADEGIYKFPNVYPYFNPYYTARQLDWRDGTYYTKFFIDHLNSWNDPRRAVWALTVPVNGQNVYQGIESGYPTTTEYVVGKNSSYTDALKTSAITGVMITYAEEEFMMAELALKGFTAAGNAKTHYENGITASMVQWGVALPAGYLQQAGVAYDETASADARLQLIMIQKYYAYFFNDYQAWFEKRRTGYPVLPRGSGIPAENQFPSRIPYPTYLQSLNPANLAAAVAAMGGDNSNIKVWWDK
- a CDS encoding SusC/RagA family TonB-linked outer membrane protein, whose amino-acid sequence is MQFNQSRKGPAQEVFPYSKIFLVMKLTFILLIVACLHLSAKTSAQHISINEKNAPLSKLLTIIKNQSGQSIFYDNTLIKKVYVENVYLRDATLEQALTLVLKGQPFTYTIVDHTVVISTKGSANPIANIPVRITGTVTDNEGNPVPGVTISIKGTTHAAVSDTKGNYGIMAEEGQTLVFSFIGFKKTEVLVSGKHVINVKLVQDATRLNDVVVTALGIKREEKSLGFAAQTLKSNAVEDAKTNNWVNSLSGKVAGLNIQGTGSGPIGSSRITLRGENSLNLDNNQALIVLDGVPVNSKVTGTGFKAHLAADSPVDFGSDVSDINPDDIESITVLKGPGATALYGSRAAGGALIITTKSGARKESGLGITYNLNVSIDQVNRWPDYQYEYGEGRTTAYYSYGDSPDGINTSTNAAAGRAWGPKFNGQSYFQYDPNTPDNKATVRTPWVAYKDYVKGFFQTGSTVTNNLSIEGGDEKSSARLSLSHLDNKWIIPNTGFARTSVALSVNHKMTDKLKISAKANYTNKNSDNLPSAGYNNQTLMYFLAIGTAANIDHNWFKPYWQPGLTGVAQKNPFNPGPDNPYIDIYEDLNKLSKNGFIGTVSANYQFNSKLELMLRTSLDMSSEFRSQQRPYSITKYPKGSYREENVYSYEANNDLLLTYKDKIGKKIKYSINAGANALTTDYNFAGMYADQLAQPGVYQLSNSLDPAVADPQRTKKAVNSLYAATQWSYNDAFFLDLTGRNDWSSTLPYKNNSFFYPSISTSFSLGDIFSLPKQVSFAKLRLSYAQVGNDTRPYQTSKYYDKIYSNSFTSPTTLYNPTLKPEITSSYEAGLDLRLFNNRLSTDIAVYRNSSRNQILAIPLDPTSGYANALVNAGLIESNGVEVQLKGTPVLKSNFRWNTTLNWSENRSYVRELTNSLNNYVIYSHDGNVTIEARVGGRMGDLYGLGYQRSPEGKVIYNSTGLPAPLNPTSKLLGNAFPDWKVGLLNEFSIKKVKFSFLLDYQHGGKMFSQTNHKNNTLGKTKVTLPGRDNGIVGDGVVLGADGVYRPNTVSVSASSYYENYYAINNAENNIFDTSYLKLREVRIEFNLALALLTRAGLKQTSVAIYGRDLFDITKYPGFDPEGGNLNSGTLTPGVELMQFPSPRTMGINLTFKL
- a CDS encoding FecR family protein → MDDRYYKQLVSRYLAGNATDDELEVFAHLVKEGKLDVYLNEAINVEAGIHADDEISTERDNKKSFVFAAWLKYAAAVILMASASVIVYSHFTHLNKPVAVTRVIKNDALPGGNRAILTLANGKKIVLGNAGNGTIALQGNTQVDKIRNGQLVYQATGSSDKWQNATANQVTYNTVSTPKAGEYEITLPDGTKIWLNSVSSITFPTAFTGNERRVSITGEVYFEVAKNKNKPFIVETRGQNVTVLGTHFNINAYDDENTIKTTLLEGSIKLSAHSNSKILTPGQQAEVTNNRITIINNSDTEAAVAWKNGYFVFDNTDLPTLMRQLSRWYDVNTVYNGNAGNHEFVGQIKRSVKLSSVLKILEASGVHFKIEGENLYIQP
- a CDS encoding RNA polymerase sigma factor, giving the protein MAEVEVLSDAELQELMVNGDYQAFTVIYSRYVNPLKQFLFKILKSTELTEDITQEVFIKVWANRAKLAQIKSFKAYLYIAARNHALDSLKAAFRSEVAMGEVIRSFIEQRDSTAENLLDKEYRLFLDRVLASLPERTREIFALCREQGKSYDEVADILGISRNAVKNHMVFSMKILSNSVKKELGISLSILLTVLFRG
- a CDS encoding N-acetylmuramoyl-L-alanine amidase family protein, with the protein product MLTLAFSSNAQQKDQSVPTSFKFKTVVIDAGHGGKDPGAHGAISLEKNVALAIAKKLEKAIEAQIPDVNVVMTRSTDKFIELNKRSEIANKNGANLFISIHCNSSPQIRADNYHKGVLLLVYGFHRNQEQMEALRENASIYIEKNYKETYSDYNENDPTAFIALNAFRQKYRKQSVQFAELINQQFTANDGRRSLGVKEQGVLVLAHSAMPAVLVETGFINNISEEKYLNSDEGQQAIVHSIVAALIKYKTSMAVR